One region of Gymnogyps californianus isolate 813 chromosome 28, ASM1813914v2, whole genome shotgun sequence genomic DNA includes:
- the LOC127026384 gene encoding keratin, type I cytoskeletal 19, protein MASYSFRQMTSSVAGGPGGSSVRLGGGCFRAPSIHGGSGGRGVSVSSARFVSCGLGSGLGGGYGSSFSSSFSGGYGGGLCSGDGLLSGNEKATMQSLNERLASYLEKVRALEEANSDLETKIRDWYQKQGLGPARDYSLYYKTIEDLRDKILDATIDNSKIVLQIDNARLAADDFKTKFETEQALRMSVEADINGLRRVLDELTLARTDLELQIENLKEELAYLKKNHEEEMSALGGQVAGQVSVELDSAPGIDLSKILADMRDQYEHMAEKNRKDAEAWFHSKTEELNREVAINTEELQSSKSEVTDLRRTLQGLEIELQSQHSMKAALESTLADTEGRYGAQLAQIQGLIGSIEAQLAELRADMERQNSEYKILMDIKTRLEQEIATYRQLLEGQESQMFGSLSGTADKKDKLADGKQS, encoded by the exons ATGGCCAGTTACAGCTTCAGGCAAATGACCTCTTCTGTGGCAGGGGGACCTGGTGGCTCCTCGGTCCGCCTCGGTGGAGGTTGCTTTAGGGCTCCAAGCATCCATGGGGGATCTGGTGGCAGGGGTGTGTCAGTCTCTTCTGCTAGATTTGTCTCTTGTGGCCTAGGAAGCGGCCTGGGTGGTGGATATGGAAGTAGCTTTAGCAGCAGCTTTAGTGGCGGTTATGGTGGTGGTTTGTGTAGCGGTGATGGCCTCCTctcaggaaatgaaaaggcaacTATGCAAAGCCTGAACGAACGCCTTGCATCTTACCTGGAGAAAGTGCGTGCACTGGAAGAGGCAAACTCTGATCTTGAAACTAAAATCCGAGACTGGTACCAAAAACAAGGACTAGGCCCAGCTCGGGACTACAGTCTTTATTACAAGACTATTGAAGACCTTCGAGACAAG ATCCTTGATGCTACTATCGACAACTCGAAGATTGTCTTGCAGATTGACAatgccaggctggctgctgaCGACTTCAAAACCAA gtTTGAAACAGAGCAAGCTCTTCGCATGAGCGTGGAGGCTGACATCAATGGCCTGCGCAGGGTCCTGGATGAGCTGACCCTGGCTAGAACAGACCTGGAGCTGCAGATTGAAAACTTAAAGGAGGAGCTGGCCTACCTAAAGAAAAACCATGAGgag GAAATGAGTGCCCTGGGAGGGCAAGTAGCTGGCCAAGTCAGTGTTGAACTGGACTCTGCTCCAGGCATTGACCTGTCCAAGATCCTGGCTGATATGAGAGACCAGTATGAACACATGGCTGAGAAGAACAGGAAGGATGCTGAGGCCTGGTTCCACAGCAAG ACTGAAGAGCTGAACCGTGAAGTAGCTATCAATACTGAAgaactgcagagcagcaagTCCGAAGTCACTGACCTGAGACGCACCCTCCAAGGGCTGGAAATAGAACTTCAGTCCCAGCACAGCATG AAAGCCGCGCTGGAAAGCACCTTGGCAGACACGGAAGGGCGTTACGGTGCCCAGCTGGCGCAGATCCAGGGCCTGATCGGCAGCATCGAGGCGCAGCTGGCTGAGCTCCGAGCTGATATGGAGCGCCAGAACAGCGAATACAAGATCCTCATGGATATCAAGACTCGACTGGAGCAAGAGATTGCTACTTACCGACAACTCCTGGAAGGCCAGGAGTCCCA GATGTTTGGCTCCCTTTCTGGAACTGCCG ATAAAAAAGACAAGCTGGCAGATGGAAAACAGTCCTGA